One Gopherus evgoodei ecotype Sinaloan lineage chromosome 1, rGopEvg1_v1.p, whole genome shotgun sequence genomic window, tttaaaatcatttaagaAAGAGGATTATTTCATCAATTATCATCGGACCTTGGTGTGGAAACACAAGTTGAACCCTTCTGTCATATATTCTGATAAAAAAAAGCAATCACATTACTTCCTTAAACAGCTTTGTACCTCATACGGTACAGCCTTGGATTTGAGTTTaaacaatattttcttcattaacCCATATCAGTTTAAAGGCTTTGGGGATATAGCTTGTTTGAATTTGTCTTCAAATGCCCTGGGCCAGGCTTTCAATGGCACTGAATTAATCTATTTACCTAATCTCAAATATTTAGACCTCTCATATAATAAACTGGATTTGACCAGTTACTCCGCATTTAAAGAACTACCTAACCTAGAGGTATTAGACCTTAGCTATAACAAGCACTATTTTCTAGTGACAGGTTTTGCACATCAACTACTATTTATTGAAAATCTTCctaatttaaaaattttaaacttAAGCTGGAATGACATTTCTGCACTAACAAAATTTGAACTAAGGAGTGACTCCCTTCAAAAACTAGACTTCAAAGGAAACCACCTTGACAACTTATGGAAAAATGGAGAAACGAATCACATACAATTGTTTAAGCATCTAAAAAAGCTGACACATCTTGACATCTCATACAACAGACTTCGAAATATCCCCACTAAGGCTTTCCAAAATCTGCCTCAGAAATTAACTAAATTGTATATAAATAACAACAAACTACATACCCTCAGCTGGGAAAATCTTAGATACTTTAAATCTCTGAAGTTGCTTGACTTAAGTCAGAACAAACTGAAGGCTGTTGATATCCAGTACAACTATACAAAGTCTCTCCAGACTCTGCTGCTGCGGGAGAACAAGATTTCCAGGATTGTCGTTGGGTTGTCTGAGAGAGGCAGCAGCCTCCTGTACCTGGATTTGAGTTACAACCAACTGCAAGTCTTAAATGAGTCAACTTTCTTATCAGGACTTGTACAACATTTGaaggttttaaaattaaaagggaaCCCGTTTGATTGCACCTGCAAAAACAATATCTTCATAAGGTGGATTCAGAAAACCAAAACTCCAATCTCACAAGTAGCAAGAAATGTCATTTGCATGAACCCTGAGGACCAAAGACAGCACAGCATTCTCTTGATTGACCTGCATGCTTGCATTCTGGATAGTGTTGCAgcaatattattttatatttctttcttcACTATTATTAGCATTATGATAATAGCAGTtactaaacatttattttattgggATGTGTGGTATACTTATCGTTCTTGTATGGCAAAAATAAGAGGATACAAGAATATAGCCACAGACAAAGCTCTCTATGATGCTTACATAGCCTATGATACTCAGGATGCGACAGTAACTGACTGGGTAATAAATGAGCTACGATTTCATCTAGAAGAAAATGGAGACAAGCACGTTCTGCTTTGTTTGGAGGaaagggactgggagccaggaaaggCTGTCATTGACAACCTTGCACAGAGCATCCATCACAGCAGAAAGACAATATTTGTTCTAACCAAAAGATATGTGAAAAACGGGAACTTTAAAACTGCTTTTTATATCGCTCTGCAGAGACTAATGGATGAGAATACAGATGTAATTGTGCTTATTCTACTGGAGCCGGTGCTACAGCATTCCCAGTACCTGAGGCTGAGAAGGAGGATCTGCAAGAGCTCTGTTCTTGACTGGCCTAAGAATCCGCACGCTGAAGGCCTTTTCTGGCAAAGACTAAAAAGTGCAGTGCTAACTGATAACAGTATTCGAGAAGATGGGATGTACAATATATAGAAAGGGATTACAACAGCTAGCTTTAGTTCTCAAAAAGTAACTTGTGATTTTCAGTGTCTCAGTATTTGGGTGCCAaattttaaatgcattaaaaagagtcctaatttggggaggggggttgttcagcattttctgaaaatcaggctgctctATGTTATCTCTTGCTGGACAACCAACATCACTGGTCACCTTTGAAAACTTTGGGTGGTTTTCTTAAAGTTTTATGGGGTGTACTCTATGGTAAGTACTTACA contains:
- the LOC115656361 gene encoding toll-like receptor 8 — protein: MATVPQNLFFLLLLIQPEFGFSTRHQWVSKDLPCKIKAKQNSSSILLDCSKQKLRAVPQEIYTNVTGLILSFNWIEEISKEDFQNFKDLTFFKLNWNWHVKPKESNFDLSPKPLQILDATFSNLRHLKELHLNGNQLIRVPAGISPSITSLSLKSNNIVTISKNTFNELTKLKELYMDQNCYYGNVCEKRFNMEEGAFSALTSLTVLSLSYNNLTQVPPKLPVSLQELYLSHTKIKNISQDDFKKLVNLEVLDLSGNCPKCFNTPFPCEPCTGNAAIQIHPLAFQNLKKLKTLVLSSTSLTSVPTIWFKNMPELEVLHLASNFLMTEIATGEFLQNLSSLEELDLSFNYQKQIYSRYLTLSPYFSSLVSLKRLYIKGYVFKELDKLHLEPLFPLRKLNILDLGLNFIKRVDMSVFQAFRNLTEIYLKENKIFPQTTERPSFLKSFKKEDYFINYHRTLVWKHKLNPSVIYSDKKKQSHYFLKQLCTSYGTALDLSLNNIFFINPYQFKGFGDIACLNLSSNALGQAFNGTELIYLPNLKYLDLSYNKLDLTSYSAFKELPNLEVLDLSYNKHYFLVTGFAHQLLFIENLPNLKILNLSWNDISALTKFELRSDSLQKLDFKGNHLDNLWKNGETNHIQLFKHLKKLTHLDISYNRLRNIPTKAFQNLPQKLTKLYINNNKLHTLSWENLRYFKSLKLLDLSQNKLKAVDIQYNYTKSLQTLLLRENKISRIVVGLSERGSSLLYLDLSYNQLQVLNESTFLSGLVQHLKVLKLKGNPFDCTCKNNIFIRWIQKTKTPISQVARNVICMNPEDQRQHSILLIDLHACILDSVAAILFYISFFTIISIMIIAVTKHLFYWDVWYTYRSCMAKIRGYKNIATDKALYDAYIAYDTQDATVTDWVINELRFHLEENGDKHVLLCLEERDWEPGKAVIDNLAQSIHHSRKTIFVLTKRYVKNGNFKTAFYIALQRLMDENTDVIVLILLEPVLQHSQYLRLRRRICKSSVLDWPKNPHAEGLFWQRLKSAVLTDNSIREDGMYNI